In one Bordetella pertussis 18323 genomic region, the following are encoded:
- a CDS encoding GNAT family N-acetyltransferase, producing the protein MTASTPTAILIRDSRDADLPAIAAIYAHHVLHGTASFELEPPGLEALRERRAAVLAHGLPYLAAECGGEIVGYAYATPYRPRPAYRHTVEDSVYVRAGHAGQGIGGKLLAALIDRCAAGGWRQMLAVVGDSANTASVALHARHGFDTIGTFRSVGYKHGQWRDTVLMQRALGEGDATPPSRP; encoded by the coding sequence ATGACCGCCTCCACGCCCACCGCAATCCTGATCCGTGACAGCCGCGACGCCGACCTGCCGGCCATCGCCGCGATCTACGCCCACCATGTCCTGCACGGCACCGCGTCGTTCGAGCTGGAGCCGCCCGGTCTGGAAGCCTTGCGCGAACGCCGCGCGGCGGTGCTGGCGCATGGCCTGCCCTACCTGGCGGCCGAATGCGGCGGCGAGATCGTCGGCTACGCCTACGCCACGCCATACCGGCCGCGCCCGGCCTACCGCCATACGGTGGAAGACTCGGTTTATGTCCGCGCCGGACACGCCGGCCAGGGCATCGGCGGCAAGCTGCTGGCGGCGCTGATCGACCGCTGCGCCGCCGGCGGCTGGCGCCAGATGCTGGCGGTGGTGGGCGACAGCGCCAACACCGCCTCGGTGGCCCTGCATGCGCGCCATGGCTTCGATACGATCGGCACCTTCCGCTCGGTGGGCTACAAGCACGGCCAATGGCGCGACACCGTCCTGATGCAGCGGGCGCTGGGCGAGGGCGACGCCACCCCGCCCAGCCGCCCGTGA
- a CDS encoding virginiamycin B lyase: MNQVEMTEFPVGKPEEALYGVASTPDGALWFTLAKGNAIGRLSPDGEVSRFPLPHADGQPTTITCGPDGRPWFTLSSANAVGRLSPDGALRMFELPRPASRPFGIAAGHDGCLWFAEMAGDRIGRITIDGDIEEYDLPVKGGYPSCMAAGRDGLMWFTLNQAGAIGSISATAAPRIFPLGAADAAPVGIASDAQGALWIAQAGNGAIARFDAGGRITEFPLHSRAARPHALAADAAGNLWFTEWGANRIGRISEAGDTAGYELAAPGSEPHGIAIDPHGCVWAALETGSLVRLQASPRD; this comes from the coding sequence ATGAACCAAGTCGAGATGACGGAGTTTCCCGTAGGCAAGCCCGAGGAGGCGCTTTATGGCGTCGCTTCGACTCCCGACGGCGCGCTGTGGTTTACGCTGGCAAAGGGCAATGCCATAGGGCGGCTGTCGCCGGACGGAGAAGTGTCGCGCTTCCCATTGCCGCACGCCGATGGCCAGCCCACCACGATCACCTGCGGCCCGGACGGCCGGCCCTGGTTCACGCTCTCGTCGGCCAATGCCGTCGGCCGCCTGTCGCCCGACGGCGCCTTGCGGATGTTCGAGCTGCCCCGCCCGGCTTCTCGTCCCTTTGGCATTGCCGCCGGCCACGATGGCTGCCTTTGGTTCGCGGAGATGGCGGGGGATCGTATCGGCCGCATCACGATCGACGGCGATATCGAGGAATATGATCTGCCCGTGAAGGGCGGATATCCGTCCTGCATGGCCGCCGGGCGCGACGGGCTGATGTGGTTCACCTTGAATCAGGCGGGCGCCATAGGCAGCATATCGGCGACGGCGGCGCCGCGGATTTTCCCGCTTGGCGCGGCCGACGCGGCGCCGGTAGGCATCGCATCCGATGCCCAGGGCGCGCTCTGGATCGCGCAGGCTGGCAATGGGGCCATTGCCCGGTTCGACGCGGGCGGGCGCATTACCGAATTCCCGTTGCACAGCCGTGCAGCCAGGCCGCATGCGCTTGCGGCCGATGCCGCCGGCAACCTCTGGTTCACCGAGTGGGGCGCCAACCGTATCGGCCGCATTTCGGAAGCGGGCGATACGGCGGGCTATGAGCTTGCGGCTCCCGGGTCGGAGCCGCACGGTATCGCCATCGACCCGCATGGGTGCGTTTGGGCGGCGCTCGAAACGGGCAGCTTGGTCCGCCTCCAGGCATCGCCGCGCGACTGA
- the queC gene encoding 7-cyano-7-deazaguanine synthase QueC: MQNHQRRALVLFSGGQDSTTCLAWALERYAHVETLGFDYGQRHRVELDARQVVLRELRANFPDWAQRLGDDHLLDLGILAQVGDTAMTSDREIEMQANGLPNTFVPGRNLLFLTLAAALGYRRQLDVLVGGMCETDFSGYPDCRDDTIKSQQVTLGLGLGTRVTIETPLMWLDKAQTWELADRLGGQALVDMVIEHSHTCYLGERGQRHDWGYGCGHCPACALRKNGWERWVAGAAHAD; encoded by the coding sequence ATGCAAAACCATCAACGACGCGCCCTGGTGCTGTTCTCGGGCGGACAGGATTCCACCACTTGCCTGGCCTGGGCGCTGGAGCGCTATGCCCACGTCGAGACGCTGGGTTTCGACTACGGCCAGCGGCATCGCGTCGAGCTGGATGCCCGCCAGGTCGTGCTGCGCGAACTGCGCGCCAACTTTCCCGACTGGGCCCAGCGCCTGGGCGACGATCATCTGCTCGACCTGGGCATCCTGGCGCAGGTGGGCGACACCGCCATGACCAGCGACCGCGAGATCGAGATGCAGGCCAACGGCCTGCCCAATACCTTCGTGCCTGGCCGCAACCTGCTGTTCCTGACGCTGGCCGCGGCGCTCGGTTATCGCCGCCAGCTCGACGTGCTGGTGGGCGGCATGTGCGAAACCGATTTTTCCGGGTACCCGGACTGCCGCGACGACACCATCAAGTCGCAGCAGGTAACGCTGGGCCTGGGGCTGGGTACGCGGGTCACCATCGAGACGCCGCTGATGTGGCTGGACAAGGCCCAGACCTGGGAGCTGGCCGACCGGCTGGGCGGGCAGGCGCTGGTCGACATGGTGATCGAGCACAGCCATACCTGCTACCTGGGCGAGCGCGGCCAGCGCCACGACTGGGGCTACGGCTGTGGCCATTGCCCGGCCTGCGCCTTGCGCAAGAACGGTTGGGAGCGCTGGGTGGCCGGCGCGGCGCACGCGGATTGA
- a CDS encoding IS481-like element IS481 family transposase has protein sequence MNTHKHARLTFLRRLEMVQQLIAHQVCVPEAARAYGVTAPTVRKWLGRFLAQGQAGLADASSRPTVSPRAIAPAKALAIVELRRKRLTQARIAQALGVSASTVSRVLARAGLSHLADLEPAEPVVRYEHQAPGDLLHIDIKKLGRIQRPGHRVTGNRRDTVEGAGWDFVFVAIDDHARVAFTDIHPDERFPSAVQFLKDAVAYYQRLGVTIQRLLTDNGSAFRSRAFAALCHELGIKHRFTRPYRPQTNGKAERFIQSALREWAYAHTYQNSQHRADAMKSWLHHYNWHRPHQGIGRAVPISRLNLDEYNLLTVHN, from the coding sequence ATGAACACCCATAAGCATGCCCGATTGACCTTCCTACGTCGACTCGAAATGGTCCAGCAATTGATCGCCCATCAAGTTTGTGTGCCTGAAGCGGCCCGCGCCTATGGGGTCACCGCGCCGACTGTGCGCAAATGGCTGGGCCGCTTCCTGGCTCAGGGCCAGGCGGGCTTGGCCGATGCGTCCTCGCGCCCGACGGTCTCGCCCCGAGCGATTGCGCCGGCCAAGGCGCTGGCTATCGTGGAGCTGCGCCGCAAGCGGCTGACCCAAGCGCGCATCGCCCAGGCGCTGGGCGTGTCAGCCAGCACCGTCAGCCGCGTCCTGGCCCGCGCCGGTCTGTCGCACCTGGCCGACCTGGAGCCGGCCGAGCCGGTGGTGCGCTACGAGCATCAGGCCCCCGGCGATCTGCTGCACATCGACATCAAGAAGCTGGGACGTATCCAGCGCCCTGGCCACCGGGTCACGGGCAACCGACGCGATACCGTTGAGGGGGCCGGCTGGGACTTCGTCTTCGTGGCCATCGATGACCACGCCCGCGTGGCCTTCACCGACATCCACCCCGACGAGCGCTTCCCCAGCGCCGTCCAGTTCCTCAAGGACGCAGTGGCCTACTACCAGCGCCTGGGCGTGACCATCCAGCGCTTGCTCACCGACAATGGCTCGGCCTTTCGCAGCCGCGCCTTCGCCGCGCTGTGCCATGAGCTGGGCATCAAGCACCGCTTTACCCGACCTTACCGCCCACAGACCAATGGCAAGGCCGAACGCTTCATCCAGTCGGCCTTGCGTGAGTGGGCTTACGCTCACACCTACCAGAACTCCCAACACCGAGCCGATGCCATGAAATCCTGGCTACACCACTACAACTGGCATCGACCCCACCAAGGCATCGGGCGCGCTGTACCCATCTCCAGACTCAACCTGGACGAATACAACCTATTGACAGTTCACAACTAG